The genomic segment TTCTTTTTGTTTTTCAACTTTGGCTTTAACTTCTTTAGGAGTTGCTTTTTTACGCTTAGAATTTTCAATTTCAACAATTTTCAAAAATTCACCAATAAGTTCTTTTTTGTTTTTGTTGTTAAAATATTTCTCAGCAATATCATCGATTTTTTGACCTATGTAAATGATTTTCTGATTGCTGTCATACAATTCCTGATAACTTTCCAGTTTCTGCTGAATTCTGGTATTGATGTTTTCCATCTTTTTGCTTTCCTCGCGCGCACGAGTTTCTTCTTCTTTTAAATTAAGAGAAGTTTTTTCAAGCTTCGATCTTTCTTTTTGAAGATTGGCAATAGTTTTATCAAAACGAACTTTTCCAACTTCGATTTTCTTTTTCGCACGATTAATCAATCCAAACGGAATACCATTTTTTTGTGCCACTTCAAATGTAAACGAACTACCCGCCTGACCAAGAGCCAATTTGTACATTGGTTCTAAAGATTTTTCGTCAAACATCATATTCGCATTTGTTGCATGAGGTAACTCGTTTGCCAGAATTTTTAGGTTGGCATAATGCGTTGTAATAATTCCGAAAGCTTCACGATAGTAAAATTCTTCAAGGAATATTTCTGCCAAAGCTCCACCTAGTTCAGGATCTGAACCTGTACCAAACTCGTCAATTAAAAACATGGTTTTCTTGTTGCATTTTTTCAAGAAATAATTCATGTTTTTTAAACGATATGAATATGTACTTAAATGATTTTCAATAGATTGATTGTCTCCAATGTCAGTTAAAATTCTGTCAAACAAGAAAGTTTCACTTCGCTCATGAACAGGAATTAAAATTCCGGCTTGCAGCATTAATTGTAATAAACCAACTGTTTTTAACGAAATGGTTTTTCCTCCGGCATTCGGTCCGGAAATTACAATAATTCTGTTTTCTTGTTTTAGTTCAATAGTCTGCGGATGCGTAACTTCTTGTTTTTGTTTATTGTTCAAATACAAAATTGGGTGATACGCTTCTCTAAAAAATAATCGGCGTTCTTCTGTAATTGTCGGCAAAATTCCGTTTATGCGATTTGCATATTTAGCTTTTCCGGCAACGACATCAATGTCACTTAAAAAATCCTGATATTCAATAAGTAAAGGTAAAAATGGTCGAACAGCATTTGAAAGCTGTTTTAAAATTCTTGTAATTTCTTCCTTTTCTTCATATTCAAGATTTGCCAGTTCGCGAGAATATTTTAAAGTAGCTTCGGGCTCAATGTAAGCAATGCTTCCTGTTTTTGAACTTCCTAAAATGGAACCTTTTACTTTTCTGCGGTACATGGCTAAAACGGCCAAAACTCTTCGGTTTTGAACAAAACTTTCTTTAATATCGTCAAGATATCCTAAGCTATTATATTGTGTAAGAGCAACTCCAAAACTTTGGTTTACTTTTCCGCGAACCAAATTCATGTTTTGGCGAATGCTCAAAAGAGCAGGCGAGGCGTTGTCTTTAATTTCACCATATTTATCTACAATCGCATCAATTAAAGTGACAATTTCTTTTGTATATTCTACTCTCGACGCTCTTGCATTTAGATTTGGATAATAATCGTCAAACTTTTTAAGGAAAGTCAAAAGTACATTTGTAGTAGAAGAAAGTGTAGAAATTTTTCTAAAACTTCCTACTTCAAGAAAACTGTCTTCAATTGCTAAAAACTTAATTTCATGCGAAATAGCATCAAAACCATGATTTGGAATTGCGTTGTTATTTTGGAAAGAAGACACATATTCAGATGTCTGCATTAAAGCCGACATTAGTTCTTCTTTGTCTCTAAATGGTTTTATTTGTAAAGCTTTTTCTTTTCCAATATCGGTGTTGCAGCCATCAGAGATGGTTTCAAGAACAGTTGGAAATTGTAAGTCTTGTAATGTTTTATCGGTAATACTAATCATTTAATTTCTTTAAGAAAGTACAGGCAAAAATACGAAAATGTATAATTGAACACTGTAAAGTTTTAATCTAATTTTATTGTTTGTTAAAGTATGATTTTACTTAAAATTTTCTGAAATTCGCAAAAAAAAAGACATGGACGTAAAAATGCATTCTTCATGGAAGCCAGTTTTGAAAGAAGAATTTGAAAAGCCTTATTTCGACGAGTTAATTAATTTTGTAAAATCAGAATATGCTTCTAAGGTTTGTTATCCTAAAGGAAGCCAGATTTTTTCAGCTTTTGATCATTGTCATTTTGATCAGGTTAAAGTGGTTATCATTGGTCAGGATCCGTATCATGGTCCAAATCAGGCCAATGGTTTATGTTTTTCAGTTAATGATGGGATTCCGTTCCCGCCTTCGTTATATAATATTTTCAAAGAAATAGAAACCGATCTTGGTAAGCCGCTTCCGCCAACCGGAAATTTAGAACGCTGGGCAGATCAGGGTGTTTTTCTTTTAAATGCTGCTTTAACGGTTAGACAATCTGAAGCTGGAAGTCATCAGGGAAAAGGCTGGGAAAAATTCACCGATGCTGTTATCAAACAAATTTCTGCCGAAAAAGAAAATGTTGTTTTCTTGCTTTGGGGCGGTTTTGCTCAAAAGAAAGCGGCATTGATCGATTCTTCAAAACATCATATTTTAAAATCAGGTCATCCTTCTCCTTTAAGTGCGAATAGAGGTTTTTGGTTTGGAAATAAGCATTTTAGCCAAACAAATGCTTTCCTGAAATCAAAAGGACTTAAAGAAATTGAGTGGTAATACAAAATCAGGTTCTATTTTATTCTAATAATTTAGAACCTCAAATTTGTTATCTCCAATTTTAAAAATACTTGGATCTACTGTGCAATCCTGAAGGATTTTTAGATTTTCTTCTAAACTAAGACCGTACTTAAAATATATTCCGTCAAATTTTACTTTGCTGATATTGGCTTCAAACGAATGTTTGAATTCATAATCGCCATAATACGTTCGGGCAATTTTGCCAGTCCAGGAAATTTCGAAAGTATTATCAGCATTTCTGTCTAAAACTATTTTATGGTCGCAGCAGCTGTCATGTCCTAATAAATAGATATAAAAAGCTAAATCCTGAAAATCGAAATTATCTTCTAAAGGAAATTTATCAGCAGTTAGAATTCCATGATTAAATTTAGAAAAATCAAATTTATTCTCCGGAGTTCCCATCACGATTCCGCCTGAATGCCATTCGGTTGAGGATAAAATACAATTGTGATAATTTCCCCAAACTATTTTTGCTTTCCAATCTGACTCAACATCTTCATCATCATCAGAATCATCTTCGGCATAATAAGAATCGGTTATCAGGTGAAAATCAAATAATAATCCTCTTTCAGGATCGACTCTTGCACTCCAAACAAATTCTTCTAAAGTATGACCCAGCGGGTATGGATTATCATAAAAGAAGATTCTATTGGTTTTGCTCATGAGCCAAAAAATAAATTAGGAATTATTTTTTAATGATTTCTTCTAAAACAGCTTTGTCTTCGTAATTCACTACTTTAAGTGTAATTTCTTGGTTTTTAACTGTTTTTCCTTCAATTGTGTACAATTTCCCTTTTTTGTACGGAATATTGCTTTGGTCAAAATC from the Flavobacterium sp. genome contains:
- a CDS encoding DNA mismatch repair protein MutS, which gives rise to MISITDKTLQDLQFPTVLETISDGCNTDIGKEKALQIKPFRDKEELMSALMQTSEYVSSFQNNNAIPNHGFDAISHEIKFLAIEDSFLEVGSFRKISTLSSTTNVLLTFLKKFDDYYPNLNARASRVEYTKEIVTLIDAIVDKYGEIKDNASPALLSIRQNMNLVRGKVNQSFGVALTQYNSLGYLDDIKESFVQNRRVLAVLAMYRRKVKGSILGSSKTGSIAYIEPEATLKYSRELANLEYEEKEEITRILKQLSNAVRPFLPLLIEYQDFLSDIDVVAGKAKYANRINGILPTITEERRLFFREAYHPILYLNNKQKQEVTHPQTIELKQENRIIVISGPNAGGKTISLKTVGLLQLMLQAGILIPVHERSETFLFDRILTDIGDNQSIENHLSTYSYRLKNMNYFLKKCNKKTMFLIDEFGTGSDPELGGALAEIFLEEFYYREAFGIITTHYANLKILANELPHATNANMMFDEKSLEPMYKLALGQAGSSFTFEVAQKNGIPFGLINRAKKKIEVGKVRFDKTIANLQKERSKLEKTSLNLKEEETRAREESKKMENINTRIQQKLESYQELYDSNQKIIYIGQKIDDIAEKYFNNKNKKELIGEFLKIVEIENSKRKKATPKEVKAKVEKQKEVLAEVKVKVEEIRQEKKEKKLKPVVEKPKPILKVGDRVRMLDGRSVGSIDLIEKNKATVNYGIFTSKVSLDELELVEAVKK
- a CDS encoding uracil-DNA glycosylase; this encodes MDVKMHSSWKPVLKEEFEKPYFDELINFVKSEYASKVCYPKGSQIFSAFDHCHFDQVKVVIIGQDPYHGPNQANGLCFSVNDGIPFPPSLYNIFKEIETDLGKPLPPTGNLERWADQGVFLLNAALTVRQSEAGSHQGKGWEKFTDAVIKQISAEKENVVFLLWGGFAQKKAALIDSSKHHILKSGHPSPLSANRGFWFGNKHFSQTNAFLKSKGLKEIEW